GCCAGCGTCTTTGAAATGGTACCGAGATAGAGGATCATCCCGTTTTTATCCAAAGCCTTCAATGGCCTTGGGGGACGCTCTTCCAGCCACAGATCTCCGTAAGCATCATCCTCAATCATGGGAAGTCGGCGGCTGCTGCAGAAGCGAAAGAGCTCCTGCCTGCGGCTTTCAGACATTAGAATCCCTGTGGGGTTGTGATAGGTTGGAATTGTATAAAGGAGCGCATCTTCCTCCTTAATCGTCCAATAGAGAAGGCCTTCGCGATCCATAGGGACACCTGACAGCCTCATGCCTGCGGAAGGGAACACCTGCAGAGACTTGAGATAAGAAGGTGCCTCTGTGTATACTACTGAGCCGGGTTTCAGAATGCAGACTGAAATCAGCTGCAATGCCTGGAGCGAGCCGGATGTGATCAGAATACAGGATGGATCTGCATCGATTCCCTGTTTTTTCAGCCGCTGGGAAAGAGCTTCCCGCAATTCGGGCAAGCCGAGGGGCTCCAAGTAGTTCAGAGAAGGAACCTTCTGGGAAAGCCGATGAAACAGTTCGCTCATCAATTCTCTGGGAAAAAGATCCGGAGATAGTTCCCCTGTGCCAAGACGTATGATATCTTTTTTAAATTCCAGCTTATTGATCGTTTGAATGGTCGGAACGTTTTCTTGGAACGCTCCCGATTTTACATAGCTGCCCCAATCAGGGGGAGCGGTTGACATCAGAAGTGACCAGGTGTTGCTTCTGACGATGGTGCCTCTGCCTGGTTCTCCCTCCAAAATACCGTATGAAATCAACTCTTCCAGTGCTCGGACAACTGTGCTTCTGTTCACGCCAAAACGTTCCGCCAGAGTGCGCTGGGAAGGCAGCAGGCTGCCGATAATCCAATCCCCTGAAGATATTTTTCCGCTGATATAGTCAACGATCTGCTGATATACGGGATGGTCGCTCCCTTTATCGGGAGTCCAGTCAATATAAACCCGTCCAACTTCCCTTTTCACTTGTGTATCCCGTGCCTTTCTGTTACACTCCACTCAATCAGCGTTCCTAATTTTTTATAGATCAATAGTTCCCCGAACCAGAATCACTGCACTTCCTCCAACCTGAATGTTAACCGCCCCATCCACTAAGGACAATCTGCCTGTGATGACAGATGGCCGTGCCATGGCTTCCCCTTGAATGTATCGAACCACGGCATTCTCGGAGATTAAGCCGTTTTTATAGAGGTAGTATGTAAGTGCGCCGTTTGAAGTTCCCGTTGCAGCTTCCTCATCGATATCATAAAGAGGTGCAAAATTCCTGCAGTGCACCGCACCATCCTCCGAGTTCACCGTGAAAGCGTGAACTCCGACGACACCGTAGCGTTCCGACAGGCGTGAAAGAGCGGAAAAATCAGGAGCGATGGAAGCAAGCGCCGCCTCATTTTCAACGGGGAGCAGAATATCCGGAAGTCCAGTAGAAATGATTTCCGGTATTAAGAGGCGACCGGTCTTTCCTTCGGACAGGCGCTTGCTCTCAGGAATGAGCTGGCCTTCGAATAGGATCTCTCCCTGGTGCTTGGGCCTGATTCCCATGATTTCATACAGTTCCTTTTGCTCCATGTTGTCCGCTATTTCTCCAATTGCTTCCGGTGCGCTCATATCCATCAGGACAGAACCGTCAGAAACCTGAATGTTCAGATCCCCGGCAAGGGTGCAGCAGATGCAGTCAGTGCCTGGAGCGGTAAGTCCCGCGTCCGCTAGGGCAACGAATGATCCAATGGTAGCATGGCCGCATAGGTCTACCTCTGATGCCGGTGTGAAATATCTGATTTGGAATTGATTGTGCCCCATAGGCTTGATGAAGGCTGTCTCTGAATAACGAAGCTCTGCGGCAGTTTTTCTCATCTGTTCCGAATGAGGAAAATCCATGCCATCGTCCAGAATCACAACGCCGGCAGGATTGCCTCCAAACAGGGTATCTGCAAAGGCATCCACGATATAAAATTTCATTTTAACCACCCCTCTGAATTGATTCGTATCATTCTGTTCTCTTATGAATCATAATACGTCTTACTTAATAAAATCATAATACGTTCCGCGCTTCAGTGCAAGGGCACGCTGATATATTTTGGCAGCAGTGAAGTTATCCTGAACTGCCATGCCGGTCAGATCAAAGATGGTGATTTCAGAATCCTTTTCCCGTCCAGCTTTTTCTCCCGCCAGAATCTGTCCGATCTCACCGTGAATACATTCTTCGCTGATGATCCCAAGACGGAGAGGATTCTGAATCTCGCCGCGTACTCTGCATTGAGAGAGACTGTCAACAACGATTTTCGCACCTTGGAATAACATGGGATCAAGCTCCTGCTTGCCTTCCATGTCCGCACCGACCGCAATGATATGGGTTCCGGGTGAAACCCAGTCCTGCCGGATGAGAGGTGCTGAGGAAGGTGTTGTCGTCACGATGATATCCGCTTCACGTACAGCCTCCTCCGGGGATGGGCACAAATGGATATCACAACCCATTTCCTTGGCCATTTCACCCCAGTAAGCGTGCATCTGTTCTGAAGATCTGCCCCAAAGACGAATCTCGTGGAGATCGATTACGGTTTTCAATGCCCGAAGCTGCATTCTGGCCTGGTCGCCGGTGCCTATGATTGCAGCTGTCCTGGAATCTGCCCTGGCTAGAAGGCTGGCCGAGATCGCCCCGGCAGCACCGGTACGCCAGCCTGTGATGAGACTTGCGTCAAGAATGCAGAGAGGAAAGCCGGTGGTTCCGTCAAATAACAGCAGTGTACTCATGCTGTTTGGGAGTCCTCCATTTTTTTTGTTTTCGTAAAAACCGGAAGCGCATTTTACGGAGATTACCTCGGTATTGCGGGAATAGGATGCCTTTACATCCATTTCGCCGCAGTATTGTGGTATCTCGATGGATACAATGGAAGGTTGGATCGTCTGACCGCCGGAATAGGCAATATAGGAAGATTTGACAGCAGCGATGACCTCCTCAGGGCTGAGCAGGCACTGCACATCATCTCTATTTAACAGTAAGGTTTTCATCGCTTAGACCAAACCTTTCTCAATGAGATATTGTTCGAACCGATTCAGGCTTTCTGAGAACGATTTCCGTCCATATCCCATTCGGAAAAAGGAGCCGGGATAGGAATAGATATTCGCCGGGAGCAGCAAAACTCCGGACTTGCGAACCAAATCCTCGCAGAAATCCTCAATAGGTCGGTCAATTTCCATCTTGTGAAAGGCGATGGGGCCGGAAATGGGGCGGTAGTTTTTAAAAAGGCTGTCATACTTCTCAAAGAAGCAATCCGCAAGGGTCAGGTTTTCTTTGATAATGCTTTTGTTTTTTTGAAGGATTTTATCGCCGTGATTGAGGGCGATAATAGATAGAATCTCTGAAGGAGCGCTGTTGCAGATGCTCATGTAATGCTTGAACTTTTTCATTTTGCTGATCATATCGGTATCTTTCGTAGCAACCCAGCCAATGCGTAGTCCAGACAGGCCATAAGCCTTGGACATGACACCAAGAGATGCTGCTTTGTCATATAGGTCTGCGGCACAGGGTCTTGTGTTCCCGTCAAGCTCCAATCCACGGTAAACCTCATCGGAGAAAAGGTAAATGCCGTGCTTTTCAGCAATGGAACAGAGCTGCTTCATCTCATCCTCGCCGAAGGTATAGCCTGTGGGATTGTTTGGGGTGTTGACCGCAATCAACTTCGTATTGGGGCGAATCAATGCTTCCAGCTCATCAAAGTCAATGGCCCAGCCCTGTTCTCCAGCCTTGAGTTCCCAGCGAGAAACCTCACAGCCTTCCGCATGTGCTACCTCGTAGAGAGACTGATAAACGGGAAACATAGAGATTACGTGATCTCCCTTTTCCAGCAGGACATTCATGTAATCAAAGATTGCCTCCTGGGCACCGGTATGCATGATTACATTCTCTTCTCCAATAGACTGGTAGAGCGCGGATACCAGACTTCGAAGCTCAGGGTTGCCCTGAACCTCGGTATATCCGAGCCAGCTTTTCATCAGCTTCTCCTGAGCGCCGGGTTCTAAGGCAAGGAGCTGACCGAGTTCCATGGACTCACAGTCTGACTGAGTGAGGAGGTAGGGGGCAGAGAATTCGTACTGTTCAAAGTAGACTTCCAGCTTAAAATCGTTTATTTTCATGTTTTTCATCGTCCTTTCTGTTTGGATAAAACCAGGGTTTAAAAGTTAGGGATCGAACTTCAATTCAATCGTATCAGTTATCAGGTGATTTGTACCCAACCAGTTGAAGAAATCAAGCCAACCAGATCAATGTCTATGGACTGATTCTGGGCGATTCTCAATCAAGTTTTATTACTGAATAAATTTACAAAAAATGGAATACTGTTGACAGCGAAATAGGAATACAATATAATAAATAGCGTAAAACATATAAAAAAGGATTTGAGGTGGAAAGATGCGTAAATAATCTTGCTTAAAAATAGAACTGGTACAAACAAGCAGGGATCTCCTTAGGCGATTTAGCAAATTCAAGGAAGCCCCCTGAGTATAAGCGGAAAGCCCGCGTTCTTGATGTGCCATAAGCAAGAAAATTACGTATTTCTTTCACTCATAACATACGGAAGGATCTGTTCCGAGGATCAGATCGTAATAGGCTTTGCGCCGCTTTCTTTGAGTTGCAGGAAATTATTTTCTTGCAGCTTTTTTTGTATAGCGGAAAATGCCGTTTTATACTGTACAAAATGGAGACATTTTTAGGAGGTGCATTGCATTATGTCATTAATTAATATAAAAAACTTGACCTTCAGTTATGATGGAAGTCATGATCCGGTATTCGAAAACGTCTCGTTTCAAATTGACTCTGATTGGAAACTAGGGCTCACAGGTAGAAACGGAAGGGGAAAAACCACCCTGCTGAATCTTCTAATGGGCAAATATGAGTACAGCGGAACGATTCACGCTTCCGAAGGCTTCGACTATTTCCCTTATGAGGTAGGGGATATGAACGACGATACCCTAACCGTAATTGATAGGACTGTTTCGGACTATGAATACTGGAGACTTCAAAAGGAGCTTTCCCTGCTGGATGTGGAGGAAGAAGTCCTTTATCGCCCCTTCTCAACACTGAGCAACGGCGAGAGGACAAAGATTCTCCTTGCTGCTTTATTCCTGAAGGAAGCTCGATTTCTGCTCATCGATGAACCAACCAATCATTTGGATATGGAAGCGAGAGAATTGGTGGGCCGTTATCTAAGATCAAAAAAAGGTTTTATCCTTGTATCCCATGACAGAACTTTTTTGGATCAGTGTGTCGATCATATCCTTTCTATTAACAAAAATAACATCGAGGTACAGAAGGGGAACTTTAGCAGCTGGCAGTACAACAAGGAGATTCAGGATCAATTTGAACTTGCAGAAAATGAAAAGCTGAAAAAGGAGATTAAAGGCCTCACAGAAGCCGCCAGGCGCACCGCTGCCTGGTCTGATAAGGTGGAAAGCACAAAAAATGGACTTCTCCTATCAGGGATTAAAGCGGATAAGGGATATACTGGTCATAAGGCGGCAAAGATGATGAAACGGTCTAAAAATCTGGAGCTGCGGCAGGAGAATGCGATAGAGGAAAAATCAAAGCTGCTGAAGAACCTCGAAACAGCGGATGACTTGTCCATTAAGCCGCTGGGTTATCACAGCAGCCGGCTGGTCGAAGCAGAAGGCCTCTCAATTTATTATGACGGCAGACCAGCGGTGGAAAAGGTGAGCTTTTCTATTGATTCCGAAGACCGAATTGCGATTGCCGGAAAAAATGGGTCGGGCAAATCTAGTATCATGAAACTGATTCTGGGAGAAAATCTTACGTTTACAGGGAATCTGAGAATCGGCAGTAAGCTGATCCTCTCCTATGTATCCCAAGAGACCTCTCATCTTAAGGGGAATCTGAAGGACTATGCCGCTTCAGAAGGGATTGATGAAAGTCTTTTTAAAGCGATTCTGCGGAAATTGGATTTTTCGAGAGTACAATTTGAAAAAGATATCAGCGATTTCAGTGAAGGGCAGAAGAAAAAGGTTCTGATTGCCGCAAGCTTGTGTCAGAAGGCACATCTTTATATCTGGGATGAGCCGCTGAACTTTATTGATGTCATCTCAAGAATGCAGATTGAGGAAATGCTGCTGAAGTATAAGCCGACACTGTTATTCGTCGAGCACGACGCTGCTTTTTACGAAAATATTGCAACAAAGAAGGTTCTTTTAGGCAGTGAGTGAGTTTGCTGCCGCAGAAGCAGCAGCGATCAACGATTGGTCTAGGCCCTTGCAGCCTCAAGGGATGCCTTTCCGCAGAATGGGGCGGAGAGGCATTCCGATTTGGCCCTCTAACGAACATCTGTCCATCAATAAGCAAACACTGCTGTCAAGGATGCTTCGATAGAAATATCTCCCGGCAAGACTGGTGTTGAGGCCAGCTCTCTTTGATAAGGCAGAGGTGGCGTGATAACACTTCCGCTTTCTACAATTTTAATCGGGGTCAGGTTGGTGCGGAGACGGAGACTTCTCGACAGTGTTCTTGCTTTGTCGATCGCATCCATCATCGCCATGTTCAGTGCCTGCTGGTAGTAGACCGAAGGCTCCGATGCTTCAAAGGAAATCATTTCAATCAGATTTGCACCCGCGCTCACAGCAGTATCAACTATATTGCCTACGCCGGACAGGTCCTCGGCTCGGATTTCCATCAGATTGATAACCTTGAATCCGCGGTCGACTTGCGTTCCGTTCTCATAGTCATAGAGCTTATCGATGGTATACTGAACGGTGCGGATATTTTCAATCCCGCCTTCCTGCAGCGCATCCAGGACATTTTGTGTAATCTGTGCGTTTTGGGGTTGAATCGTATCAAGATCTACGCCATCTGTCTGCACACCCAAGCGAATGACCGCTAAATCTGGCTGTGCCATAACCCGGCCTTGTCCCGTCAGTGTCATGGTGTTGTAGCTTTCGGGGGAAGCAATCGAAGTGGTAGCTTCCTGCATGATAATCACCTCCGTTTTTTCTATCAATATATGAAGAGGAGGAGCTGCAGCGTGCATGAGAAGCAATAAACAAATCTTAATGGTTTTGAATAATTGAACCACTCATTGGAAACACAAATAGAAAAGGAAAGACTAGTACATTGCAGTCTCGAAGCTGAAACACGAAAGCTAAAGGCGTGGTTCGGAAGGATGTTCCTATATAAGAGGAAATGCGAAATTGGAAGAGAGGAAAGACGAAGTTGGAAGATCGGTTTATTGGATTCAACGAAAAGAGAATGCATATCTTCAGCGAGCTTGTGAGAAGGTATTGGAACGGGAGCTTGAATTATATCTCAGACCTTGATGATCTAGCCGCCGAAATCAAGGAGAAATACGGTTATGGAGAGCATGAGATCCCATTTATCAAGGATCACATTCGGCTGGCAATGGGTCTTGATCCAAACGGCAAGGAGCTCTTTGAAGAGGAACTTCAGATGCTTCGGAGGAACAGGGGCGTTCATAAGCCGCTCATCTCAAGATTGGAAGGGCCTTGTGCCCATTGCGGTGACAAGAAATGCCGCTGTGATACCACTGGAAAGTATGAAAGCCCATTATACCACAAGGAACCGGAAGAGGAGCGGGATGAATGCATTGAATGCGGATTCTGCGCAGCAGACTGCGATTTTGGTGCAATTGCAGAGAAGATTGAATTTCTGCCCATGGTGGAACTGCTGAAAGAGCGCAAGTCACCCATTTTTGCTGTGGTTGCACCGGCTATCACAGGACAATTCGGTGAGAATGTGACCATGGGAAAGCTGCGAACTGCATTTCAGAAGATGGGCTTTGACGACATGATTGAAGTTGCTCTGTTTGCAGATATTCTGACCATTAAGGAGGCATTTGAATTTAATCGGCTCGTTAAAAAGGAAGAAGACTTTTTTCTTACCAGCTGTTGCTGCCCGGTCTGGTTTAACCTGATTAAAAGGAATTACCCGGATATCTATGAACATCTATCTCCTTCGGTTTCCCCTATGATCGCGTCAGGCAGGATCCTCAAGCGGCTTTATCCAGACGCAAAGATCGTTTTTTTTGCTCCCTGTACCGCCAAGAAAGCAGAGGCGCTGGAGGAAGGGCTGAAAGGAGCTGTGGATTTCGTAATCAATTTTAGAGAGCTAAAGGAAATCTTTCATGCGCTTGATATTAATTTGGAGGATTTGCCTCCCAATGACAAAGATTTGGCCTCTTTGGGAGGGCGAGTTTATGCAAGGACAGGGGGGGTCAGCTTTTCTGTAAAAATGGTAGTCAATCGGCTTGATCCCACACGGCTCATTAAGTTGAAATCCAAAAAGGTAGACGGCGTTAAGGAATGCCGCGAGCTCCTGGAAACGCTGCGCAGTCAAGGAAAGGACAGAGCAAACTTCATAGAGGGTATGGCCTGCAAGGGAGGCTGTGTGGGGGGACCCAGAACAAATATTGATACGGCAAAAGCAACTGAGTTGGTTAATGAATTTGGGGAGGACTCTTTGATTCTGACACCACTAGATAATCTCAATGCCGTTAAGATCCTTAAACAGTTCAATATCTTATCCGTTGCGGATATTACCAAAAACGAAGAATTAGAGCATGTCTTGTCCAGAGAATAAAAAAACACCTCAGGATACAAAAAACCACGAACAGAAGAAAAGACGCAAATGTCGGTTTTTGACAAGTTTTGATTCATAATCAAAATTAATTGGATTGATTCAATGAATTAAGAACTTAATGAGGGGATTAAGTAGTTGAATTGTCGAAATTGGGTAAAAGAACGATCAGAGGAAAGCTGACCCGCTTCGTAAGAAAAATGTGGATTTTACCCATGAAATGAGGTGGAGAGGCAAAGGA
This genomic window from Clostridiales bacterium contains:
- a CDS encoding PLP-dependent aminotransferase family protein is translated as MKREVGRVYIDWTPDKGSDHPVYQQIVDYISGKISSGDWIIGSLLPSQRTLAERFGVNRSTVVRALEELISYGILEGEPGRGTIVRSNTWSLLMSTAPPDWGSYVKSGAFQENVPTIQTINKLEFKKDIIRLGTGELSPDLFPRELMSELFHRLSQKVPSLNYLEPLGLPELREALSQRLKKQGIDADPSCILITSGSLQALQLISVCILKPGSVVYTEAPSYLKSLQVFPSAGMRLSGVPMDREGLLYWTIKEEDALLYTIPTYHNPTGILMSESRRQELFRFCSSRRLPMIEDDAYGDLWLEERPPRPLKALDKNGMILYLGTISKTLAPGLRIGWLVGPQSVVERLGDVKMQVDYGASSLSQWAVTELFKSGLYDDYLTGLRIELKKRRDRCLQLLDQYMSGLAKWDIPRGSFYIWLRLVGRIQVDQLFQLMLKDNILINPGNVYDFEKNQSVRLSYSYASEKEMETGIRKLAEVLRDLT
- a CDS encoding PhzF family phenazine biosynthesis protein; the encoded protein is MKFYIVDAFADTLFGGNPAGVVILDDGMDFPHSEQMRKTAAELRYSETAFIKPMGHNQFQIRYFTPASEVDLCGHATIGSFVALADAGLTAPGTDCICCTLAGDLNIQVSDGSVLMDMSAPEAIGEIADNMEQKELYEIMGIRPKHQGEILFEGQLIPESKRLSEGKTGRLLIPEIISTGLPDILLPVENEAALASIAPDFSALSRLSERYGVVGVHAFTVNSEDGAVHCRNFAPLYDIDEEAATGTSNGALTYYLYKNGLISENAVVRYIQGEAMARPSVITGRLSLVDGAVNIQVGGSAVILVRGTIDL
- a CDS encoding ornithine cyclodeaminase family protein, encoding MKTLLLNRDDVQCLLSPEEVIAAVKSSYIAYSGGQTIQPSIVSIEIPQYCGEMDVKASYSRNTEVISVKCASGFYENKKNGGLPNSMSTLLLFDGTTGFPLCILDASLITGWRTGAAGAISASLLARADSRTAAIIGTGDQARMQLRALKTVIDLHEIRLWGRSSEQMHAYWGEMAKEMGCDIHLCPSPEEAVREADIIVTTTPSSAPLIRQDWVSPGTHIIAVGADMEGKQELDPMLFQGAKIVVDSLSQCRVRGEIQNPLRLGIISEECIHGEIGQILAGEKAGREKDSEITIFDLTGMAVQDNFTAAKIYQRALALKRGTYYDFIK
- a CDS encoding aminotransferase class I/II-fold pyridoxal phosphate-dependent enzyme: MKINDFKLEVYFEQYEFSAPYLLTQSDCESMELGQLLALEPGAQEKLMKSWLGYTEVQGNPELRSLVSALYQSIGEENVIMHTGAQEAIFDYMNVLLEKGDHVISMFPVYQSLYEVAHAEGCEVSRWELKAGEQGWAIDFDELEALIRPNTKLIAVNTPNNPTGYTFGEDEMKQLCSIAEKHGIYLFSDEVYRGLELDGNTRPCAADLYDKAASLGVMSKAYGLSGLRIGWVATKDTDMISKMKKFKHYMSICNSAPSEILSIIALNHGDKILQKNKSIIKENLTLADCFFEKYDSLFKNYRPISGPIAFHKMEIDRPIEDFCEDLVRKSGVLLLPANIYSYPGSFFRMGYGRKSFSESLNRFEQYLIEKGLV
- the abc-f gene encoding ABC-F type ribosomal protection protein, which gives rise to MSLINIKNLTFSYDGSHDPVFENVSFQIDSDWKLGLTGRNGRGKTTLLNLLMGKYEYSGTIHASEGFDYFPYEVGDMNDDTLTVIDRTVSDYEYWRLQKELSLLDVEEEVLYRPFSTLSNGERTKILLAALFLKEARFLLIDEPTNHLDMEARELVGRYLRSKKGFILVSHDRTFLDQCVDHILSINKNNIEVQKGNFSSWQYNKEIQDQFELAENEKLKKEIKGLTEAARRTAAWSDKVESTKNGLLLSGIKADKGYTGHKAAKMMKRSKNLELRQENAIEEKSKLLKNLETADDLSIKPLGYHSSRLVEAEGLSIYYDGRPAVEKVSFSIDSEDRIAIAGKNGSGKSSIMKLILGENLTFTGNLRIGSKLILSYVSQETSHLKGNLKDYAASEGIDESLFKAILRKLDFSRVQFEKDISDFSEGQKKKVLIAASLCQKAHLYIWDEPLNFIDVISRMQIEEMLLKYKPTLLFVEHDAAFYENIATKKVLLGSE
- a CDS encoding DUF541 domain-containing protein, whose amino-acid sequence is MVQLFKTIKICLLLLMHAAAPPLHILIEKTEVIIMQEATTSIASPESYNTMTLTGQGRVMAQPDLAVIRLGVQTDGVDLDTIQPQNAQITQNVLDALQEGGIENIRTVQYTIDKLYDYENGTQVDRGFKVINLMEIRAEDLSGVGNIVDTAVSAGANLIEMISFEASEPSVYYQQALNMAMMDAIDKARTLSRSLRLRTNLTPIKIVESGSVITPPLPYQRELASTPVLPGDISIEASLTAVFAY
- a CDS encoding iron hydrogenase, which codes for MEDRFIGFNEKRMHIFSELVRRYWNGSLNYISDLDDLAAEIKEKYGYGEHEIPFIKDHIRLAMGLDPNGKELFEEELQMLRRNRGVHKPLISRLEGPCAHCGDKKCRCDTTGKYESPLYHKEPEEERDECIECGFCAADCDFGAIAEKIEFLPMVELLKERKSPIFAVVAPAITGQFGENVTMGKLRTAFQKMGFDDMIEVALFADILTIKEAFEFNRLVKKEEDFFLTSCCCPVWFNLIKRNYPDIYEHLSPSVSPMIASGRILKRLYPDAKIVFFAPCTAKKAEALEEGLKGAVDFVINFRELKEIFHALDINLEDLPPNDKDLASLGGRVYARTGGVSFSVKMVVNRLDPTRLIKLKSKKVDGVKECRELLETLRSQGKDRANFIEGMACKGGCVGGPRTNIDTAKATELVNEFGEDSLILTPLDNLNAVKILKQFNILSVADITKNEELEHVLSRE